DNA sequence from the Harpia harpyja isolate bHarHar1 chromosome 2, bHarHar1 primary haplotype, whole genome shotgun sequence genome:
AACTAGGAGGGGGATACAGGGCTCTGTAAGAATCTGTGGGGCATGTTTAGCTTTAGGAGGATTTATCTGAGCGCAATTTGCCAGGCCAAAGCTATTGGTTGTTTTAGCAATTATGTCCCGTAGTCACGGTTTCAGGTTttgggtggtgggttttgttttgtttttttggttttttgtttttttaaagaaagacttttgAATTGTTGTAGATATTTATACTACAAATCTGTTTCCAGGTATAAACATTGGCCTATTATAAAAGGATTCCCCTCcttattccctttttctcttgaaatgctAATGTGTGGATAATGTGCCGTTCAGTTCTCTGTGTCGAAGGGGCTTTCTTGTCCTCTTCTAACCCCAGATCTTCCCATTAAGTTTATATCCCCAATTGTCTGTGCATTACCTTCTCTGTCAAATGATATATAGAGCTTCATTCTTAATCTGCGGAGAGGGTCTTTCTTACGATACGTGAGATTGGTCATGCGGCTCTCTCATACGTCCAAATGAAGCTTTGCTCTACTTCTCCCCAGGCAATAGACTGGatgaaagattctttttttttttttttttccattttactttctATTTGGCTTGCCAGCAACATCCACATAAAAGAGCGCTACTTcaaaacagcaaacagaaaaggacTGTAAAAAGAGCTACTTTTCATTCCCAGGTGGAATTTTGTGTTTTGTGACCCAATGGTCAGACGGGTCCATCTGCAGATAAGACAAAGCGCTGCCTTTATTCAGGCGCATCTCTCACTGACTCCACTGGGAATTTTACCTGGCCCTGAACCCTCACGTTTCAGCCAAGGGGGGCTCTGCTTCCACTTACCAAAGTCATTTTTGCAGAGGTTTTCCACGATGTCATTATcgtcttcatttttgtttttgcAGGCATCGCAGACCTTGGGTGCTGGAAATGCAAGGGACAGTCCCCGTCAGGCTCGGGGAGAAAGGAACAGCAGGTGGCGTTGGGAACCCTTCGGGAACCGCCGGGTTTTCCAGCCCTCGAACCCTCCATCCCAGACCCTGCGCCTtctcacccccaccccagccccggcgctgcccgAGCACTTCGACACGCCTTACCTTGCTGCAGACCCGCTGGAGGGGGGCACGGTGTGCTTTTAAGGTCACACTTCAACCAAAAgcggttgttttttggtttgttttttttttttacggggGAAAGCGTAAAGAGGGACACACGATACAAACCACCCGAGCCCCACGCTTCAGCGATGATCTTTGCAGGAGGAGGTTGTTCCCCTGCGAGCCGCACGGCTCGAGTCCGGGGTCCCGGACCTTTTCTTTGGGGACGGAGACCGGCAAAGGCCAGGGGGTGCGGGCCGGTGCCAGCACCCCGCCGGTGCCTGCGGTTTCCCCGGTCCCCTCGGCAAAGCCTCCCTGAGCCTGACCTgcggcccgtcccgtcccgtcccggagCACCGGGGCGTGCTGCAACGGGAGGGAGGCGGCTCCGCTGGCCggcagaaagctggggagggaccccGTTGCCGGGGCGGCTCCTCGGGGGGCAGCTGCTGCCGGCCCGGGGGCTGCCCGGCGGCTCCCTCTTACCTTCCCGGGTGACAGGGAGGATGTGGTCGCTGCTGGCCAGCGGGATGCAGAGGTCGTTGTCCTTGGGGAAGCGGCTGCAGTCCAGCATGTCGGGCCAGGGGAAGCCGAAGGCGGACATCACCGGGGCGCAGCTCTCCTTCACCTCCTCGCAGAGCGAGTGGCAGGGCTGGATGATCTCGTCCAGGTCGTCGATGCAGACGGGGGCAAAGAGGGAGCAGAGGAACTTCCTGGTGTCGGGGTGGCACTGCTTCTGCACCAGCGGGATCCAGGTGGAggcctgctccagcacctcctgcacCGTCTCATGCCCCAGCAGGTTGGGCAGCCGCATGCTCTGGTACTCGATGCCCCGGCACAGCAGCATCGGGGCGGGGATGGGCTTGCAGTTGGAGCGCTTGTAGGAGAAGTCGGGCTCCCCGAAGGGGAAGAGCCCGGCGGCCGAGCCCATGCACTGGGacgccagcaggagcagggcgcAGAGGCGGCGCTGCATTTTGGGGCGcggtggagggaggggaggggggggctgccgAAAGGCTCGGGGGGCCGCGatggcggggcgcggagcgggcggcgCGCCGCTGCCCTCAGCCGTAGGCAGCGTCCCCCAGCCCGGGCTCCTGCCTGCCAGACGGGGACGGAGGGTCTGAGCGAGATGCGGGGGCAAACGggagttttcaggatttttttgtatGCAAATGGCAGGGGGAGCGGGGGCTGGGAGGAGCCTGGTGACAGCCATCCAGAAAGGATTGGTCACTACTTTCTCGGTCTGCTTTTGCTCAGGGGGATTGTCTTTTGGCAGGAAATCCTTGCAAGGAACGTTACCGTGCGAGCAcgggcaagggaagggaagggaagggaacgGGGGAAAGATCCCCGCGAACAAAGAGCCACCAAAGCCCGAGGAGCTCCTCGgccgggcaggggcagaggggccGCTCTCAGGCCGCGGTAGCTGGAGGTGAGCTTTGCCGCTAACACAGCTGCTGCCGAGCGGCGGGACCCCCCCTCTCTCCCCTTGCCCACGTTTGGTGCTTTCGCTGCCAGCGGGTGCGTGAGGTGGCCGGGCCGGTTCCCCACGCAGGGggccaggctggctgctccctcAGCCCCCGGGGGGTGTCTGGCAcctccgccccctccccgcgaTGCtggcagccgcaggcagcggctgggggctgccggctttcccgcccccggccccgggtcGGCAGCGCCCAGCCGCCGGGGGCTGCCCTGCGgggtcctcctcctgccccccagcccctggctcTCCCCTGCGAGATGGATGGCCTCCGACCGCCAAAGGGGGTTTTCCCCTGCTGGGAGCATCCAAGTGCGTTTGAAACGCTGTCACCTGGCACGTTTTTCCAAGGCTAAAAGCGTAGGCCTGGCTCTGCGCAGCGTAGGCATGTCCCTTTCCCTTCGCTCCTGTCTTCACCTAGAAACTCCCTTAAAGAATTATGTTTGTGTTGATTTACCACAAAGGGGAAGACAACAGGCAAAGCACTGGGATTGCAATGCAGCTTCAGTGCAATTTGGATATTTCTTGGATTTTTAGTAATATTATTCATGGGATTATTATTGAAAAGAGTAGGCCTGTGTAGTATCATTTTGTGGTAAACCACATTCATTAATCAGCTACTGAATGTATCTCCTTATAGAGATGTTTTATGGGAAGCTAGCTAGCCTTAGCCACGATGACTTCTGTAAATTGCAGGATCCCTATATGTCTAGTTTCCAGACTGAGCTTCCCGGAGGTCTGACTCGCTGCTCGTGGTGTAGGAAAGAGATTGGACCTGCAGCATTCCCACGGGGAAGGCACGGGGCTGCCATGCTGGAGTGGTCGCAGTGCTGCCCCAGGCGGGCCATTGTCACGCGCTGAGGCCAGCGCCAGCTCCTTCACAGGAGCTTTCAAGGTCCTTTCCAGCGGGCCACGCTGATGGACGTAATCTCCCTGTAGGCCAGCTTCTCTCTTACTTAAATTTGTTTCATACCTGGAAAATAAATGTCCTGAATGTCTAATACCACTTGTGGAAGGGCTTAAAAGTAGTCTATTTCTTACAGCTCCACATATTCTTGCCATTTATTATTTGTGTTCATCTCATTCCTTTAAACAATAAATCTGTAAGCTCTTGGCCTCAGTTGCCTTCCATGGCACTGAGCCCCACCGATGACTTATGGTCCCCATTTCAAGCCCGTTTTGCCAAGTCCTGAGGATTGCCAGAGGCTGTAGCTGTTGCCACTTGCAGGAGATGTCCCTTCCAGCTGCCAATGCTGGTCCCACTGGCCTCTGTCCCCAACCTCCTCTTCAGTGGAAGGGGACCTACCAGCACGTTTGCTCTTACCCTGAATGGCCAGGCTATTCACCAGGTCTTTGTAAAATGGACAAGTTTGtggtttgtatttttctctctccttttttcactGCTTCTCATTATTTTGGAGTCACTGACATCCCTTCAGGTCAATCTCAGCAAGATCAGAAGACAATTTGCCTGCTCCGTAAATTCCCAGTAGCCACGTACACCTCTTTCCGCAGATCCAGCCAGCTGGGCTGCGTGGAAGCAAGGACCCAAATCTGAACAGACTCTGTTTAGACTAGAGATAATAACCATTTTCTGCGGTGGAGGATGAGACATTTCCGACAGAAGTTTGCTCATTTTTTTCACCAGaactgtttgcttgtttgtttccagCCCACAGGAATAAGGaggaaaaacatacttttttcctgaattaagCTTTGATTTGAAACGAGGCCTTATGAGAccttattatttccatttttaatcaCCTTTGGCGAACTCACTTACCATAAATTTGAAACGATCTGAGATCACGTAAACAAAACCAGCCCAAGCCTGCAGACCCGAGCAATCAGTACTGCTCTTGCTCTGATCCCTTGCAAGGGAAAGCGCCGGCGTGCGGGGCTGCCATCAGTGCTCCTCGCTGCAAACTGGGGTACGGCATTCCCAGCCTGCGGACCCCAATGTTGTTTGCAGTCGCTGTGGTTTAGCAGGGCCCATGCACCATCGCAGGCCGGGTGCAAGCTGCAGGGACTGGGTGCTGCGGCCAGAAAACCTGCAGCATTCCCAGGCCTGGGTGATTTTTGTGCTAAATGCTCGAAGTCAAGCAAAGCCTAAGCAGGAAGAGCAGCTTTGGGTGTCCGCGCAAGTGTGCTCAAGGGGTGGGGGAGTGCGGGAGGAGACACCCATGGGGCTGTCTCCACGGGGGGTGTCGGGGGTCCCTGGGCTATGGGGTGGCTGCTGAGGGCAGGGAGACCTCGCAGCCTTGCCTTCCGGGGCCGGCCCCGCTTCGCTCGCCTCCCCTTTtgggagggatggggctggcGCTGAACGGCGGGTCTGGGCAGCCCTTGGGGAGCCGGGCTGTGTTTCGGGCCGCCCCGGGTGCCGTTGCCCTCCCCGGCTGTCGGGGCACACGTCGGGGCCGGGGGAgcatccccggggggggggggtggggtgcgggggggtccCGCTGCACGCGCTCAGGCCAATAAACAGCCGCTGTTTCACGCTTAATTGGGAATGAAACTAATGAGCTCCTTACGGCCCTCGGCTGGTGCCGTCCCTCCGCACCCCGGAGAGGTTTAACCCTCCCCCGGACCCCCACCTGGCGGGCagcccccggcggcggccgctgccccCGCCCGGGCCAGCCCGGCCCTTTAAGCGTAGCCGCGGCTGCCCGCGCCGGGCCGGCGCTCCGGCCTAAAGCCGCCCGGGCAGGCAGGGCCGGGGCCCGGGACGGCGCCTGCGGGGGAGGGCCCGCTCTCCCCGGAGCTTGCTGCCGCCGGGTAAGGGCGCTAAGATCCCCACCCCAAGGAATAGGCGGGGGCTGGAGGGTTCGGGCACCCTCCCGGAGAAAGCCCTGGGCCTCCTGGTCCGACCTGGGGGGAGCCAAGCAGGACGGCACTCTTAGAATACAATGGTAcgtttttattgttttaaagggAGCATAGGCTTTTGAGCTCCCGTAAATTCATCAAGTGGCGTGGACAGTTAAGCCGCTTTAAACCCCTGAAAGTAGCATAAGCGTTTAAGCCACCGTAGATGCTTAAAGCAATATAAGCTCTTAAAATGCCTTTAATCCTTAAGTGCTTAAATCACCTTAGATCTTGGGAGTTAGGTGAGAGAAtgagctgcctggaaaaaaagaCCCCAACTCCAGTCCTCCAGTactccccccccatccctcaGTAAAAGTTACCTGATGGATGGTGGTGCAAATAAATGAACCATGGGGAAAATGACTCGAGTCCTTGGTGCTTGCAGGGAGTTAAGTGTACCATTGTGTTCCAAAGAGCGTGTCTGGTCTGTGCTATCTACGTTAAAACCATGGTGCTGCTTCCTCTTGCTCTCAAGCCTTGGTGTGAACTTGGATCTTCTGTGCCTTTTCCTGGCCAGTCCTGGTAGCTGAGAAGcggaaaagagaaaatatattgaCACTTGCCTGTCTGCTAAAGAGTGGGAAAGACTTGCTTCAACATAGGCAGTGAAAAATACTATCAATTTGTTAATCTGTCTGTTGCATATTTTTCCAAACCCGCTGCCTTGAGATCCCTTAGTCCCTTACCTGGCTATGTACTGTATGTGGGAGACTCTTTGCACCCACCCACTCCCAGTCCCCCAAGAACCTCTGACCCATTGAGATGCTTTGCTGATGTGATGAGCTTGAGGTGAAAGCTGCCATCACTGATGGCGTCCCCAGCCTGAGCCCCATATTCCTTTGTCACTGACCTGCAGGCGGCATCACCCCTTTTTGTTGCAGAATCATGGGATAACTGTGGCTGGAGGGGACCTCagaagaccatcgagtccaacccaTGCTCCAAGTTCAGCATTTAGCTAGGTGGCTTGCAGCCTTACCCAGCTGAGCCCTCACTGGGGTGCCTGCACGCTCACCTGGGACCTGAGAGGCTCAATTCAAGGCTGTGTTgcagcctccctccccttcttGGAGAAAACTCCGAGCTTTCAGAACCTGGGCAGCCCGCAGGTTGGTTTCCCACTGTGGAAGATGGGAAGAATGGGATGGGTTATCGGCCACACTGAGAGCAGCGATTTGCAGAGGGAGGCACGCACCCATGCAGGGCAGCCAAGCCTTACCCAGCATGAAGCACCCACCTTTCCCAAGCGGCTAGGTGCTGTTTTCACCCCTGAAGAGGGTCCAGCCCCACTAGTCACTCACTGGTGGGAGTAGCCAGGCTGAGCAGGTTAGGGAGATACTGACCTCAGGGGCTCTCTGAGCATAAACTTGGGGCCTGAGGATTTACCCTTTGGTTAGTAACATTGTAGAGGAGTGAAAAATCTGTGGCTTTTTAGCTCATTCTCTTCAGCCCATAAAATGGCAGTGGTGACGACAAAACTGACTTTCTCCCCATggtgaaaaaaatctgattaaaggGTCTGCTTACCTTTAAAAATGGGCTCCAGCATCACACTACCAAAACATTATTACTATTTGAATCTCGCAATTGCatttggtaggaaaaaaataggaTTGCACAGGTTTTGACGGGAGGCAGCTCAGCAACAGATCCCTCCTGACTCTGTTTTGGTGGCTGATAAGGTGGATTTTAACATTTTCCAGATCCAGGACTGGGCAGCAGTCTTGTTTTCTGTTACCACAACATTTAAAAGCTCCGTTGTCAAAAACTGCATGTGCTGCAGATAtatcattcccccccccccccattctgaAAGGAACCCTAAAAAAAtcatttatcctttttttttttttttctttctgtttgcaacGCTGACTGAAAATGCAGCAGTAAATGCCTGGTGCGAGTGAGTGGCTCACGCTCGAAGGGTGCTGAGCGTGTGCCCGAGTGGCACAGGGTGCTgctcagggggaaaaaatcatttaaaatcatttttggGCTATGGAAGAAGAACCTCTTGGTGGCGCTTGTGCACACCATgtcgggtttttttcttttcacagtgaCACTGAGTATCGATCTTCCAACACGCTGTATTTCTGCTTGCTGCCGTTCTTTTCTCCAGAAATGCTGTGTTCAGGGACTGAAACTCTAGACCATCTTTAATCAGGGTTTGATGTCATGAAGGGGAAAGATCAAACCGGGGCTGATTACTTTCAAATGGAAACAAATCCAAGCCACAAGGAGTTTTCtagggtttttaatttttattttagtggtCATTCCCTCAATAGTTTCCCTGCATTTAGTATCTTAAAATTTGCAGGCAAGTTTTTCCAATTTGCAATGTTTTCCATAGGAACATTGTTAAATATTATTCCAAGCCTCTGTTTTTTAATGTTGCATAGTACTTTCCTCAGTTTATATTAAATGGTAAATATAGGTGCTTGGATGCTGtatattatacaca
Encoded proteins:
- the SFRP2 gene encoding secreted frizzled-related protein 2, with translation MQRRLCALLLLASQCMGSAAGLFPFGEPDFSYKRSNCKPIPAPMLLCRGIEYQSMRLPNLLGHETVQEVLEQASTWIPLVQKQCHPDTRKFLCSLFAPVCIDDLDEIIQPCHSLCEEVKESCAPVMSAFGFPWPDMLDCSRFPKDNDLCIPLASSDHILPVTREAPKVCDACKNKNEDDNDIVENLCKNDFALKIKVKEIAYINGDTKITPETKSKTIYKLNGLTERDLRKIVLWLKGGLQCTCDEMNDINVPYLVMGQKQAGELVITSLKRWQKGQRAFKRFSRSIRKLQC